Genomic DNA from Deltaproteobacteria bacterium:
GTACATCGGGGCCGTTGATACGAGACAATGGCAGACTCAGTTCGGGGTGGACCTCGAGCACGTGGATCAATTGGAGATCCTCATAAGAGCAGAGAAAATCCCGGAAACCACCGTGGAGAAGGCCTTTGAGTGGCTGTCCAGCCGAGTGGGAAAGATCGAGTACGACGGAAAAGGACTGTCCCCTGAGAAGCTGAAACAGCAGATCCGTTCCTACTATGCCACCAAGGAGATCATTGACGAAATGGGGTTTGACTTCCTGGCTATCAAATGCCAACCGGAACTGAGCGAACACTACGTCACCCAGTGCCTGAGCCAGGCCTTTCTCAATGATCCGTATGACATGGACGGTGAAAAGGAACCCGTTGCAACGGGTTGCGAGGCTGATCTGGATGGAGCCTTAACCATGCAGATCTTGAAGCTTCTGACCGATTCACCGGTTCTCTTCTTCGATCTGCGTCACTACGATCCCCAAGACGACGTCTTTGTGTTCAGCAACTGCGGTGCTCAAACAACCTATTTTGCGGGAAAATCCGACAGCCCGGAAGAAAATCTCAAGAACGTGACCTTCTACCCCCAGACCCCCTTTTTCTACCGCGGTGGTGGCGCTACGGTCCAATACATGTGTGCGCCGGGCGAAATCACGATGGCCAGATTGGCGAGAAGGGACGGCAAATACTGGATGGCCATCATTCACGGAGAGTTTGTGTCGTACCCAGAGGAGAAGCTGCAAGAGACATCTCCAGAATGGCCGCAGGGTTTCACGAGACTGGCTGTTGC
This window encodes:
- a CDS encoding L-fucose/L-arabinose isomerase family protein, which gives rise to MKRRKLGILTFSDGRKRVHDELLQTNQGFLDRLVKTLEGTGELDLVVGSEIIHTPTQAKAQAEALRCAGVDGTILNFSIWSFPNLPVIAAENGRGPYLLLSNLNPQSPGLIAMLAAGGCLDQVGIRHDRLWGDVEDEEVLRKILSFSRAASVVNRLKGQTCGLIGGRSMGMYIGAVDTRQWQTQFGVDLEHVDQLEILIRAEKIPETTVEKAFEWLSSRVGKIEYDGKGLSPEKLKQQIRSYYATKEIIDEMGFDFLAIKCQPELSEHYVTQCLSQAFLNDPYDMDGEKEPVATGCEADLDGALTMQILKLLTDSPVLFFDLRHYDPQDDVFVFSNCGAQTTYFAGKSDSPEENLKNVTFYPQTPFFYRGGGATVQYMCAPGEITMARLARRDGKYWMAIIHGEFVSYPEEKLQETSPEWPQGFTRLAVAADDLIRGLGGNHLHAVYGNHVDELKKVCDMLDLEARVFS